From the genome of Candidatus Nitrosocosmicus oleophilus, one region includes:
- a CDS encoding PsbP-related protein, producing MVIEFSMSIRKVNIIIFALPCVLLLFLSSWFGHNSLIDTAQGLTLFSVNKAFAQETTWSNYTTNDSSLSITYPTNWEIVEDKKNDDENQTNNIIVFLSPKENPEDLFQENIVVNVLMPKNNFTINESINTQDIVQKLVNQNQGFRIDNISTIHIDSINKTAESITYSFENAGFLFKTKQVFLTINNNIYIFSLLAEQKEFDKYALIFDKMLMNIHLSF from the coding sequence ATGGTAATAGAATTTAGTATGTCTATTAGGAAAGTCAACATTATAATTTTCGCATTACCATGTGTATTGCTCCTGTTTTTGTCTAGTTGGTTTGGCCACAATAGCCTGATAGACACCGCTCAAGGTCTCACTTTGTTTTCGGTAAATAAAGCATTCGCTCAAGAAACTACTTGGTCAAATTATACAACCAATGATAGCAGTCTAAGCATAACCTATCCCACAAATTGGGAGATTGTTGAAGATAAAAAGAATGATGATGAAAATCAAACTAACAACATAATAGTATTTCTATCACCAAAAGAAAATCCAGAAGATCTCTTTCAAGAAAACATTGTCGTAAATGTTTTGATGCCAAAAAATAACTTTACAATTAACGAAAGCATCAATACGCAAGATATAGTTCAGAAACTTGTAAACCAGAACCAGGGATTTAGAATTGATAACATATCCACCATACATATTGATAGCATAAACAAAACAGCTGAAAGCATAACATACAGCTTTGAAAATGCAGGTTTCTTGTTTAAAACTAAACAGGTTTTTTTGACTATTAACAATAATATCTATATTTTTTCCCTTTTAGCTGAACAAAAGGAATTTGACAAATACGCATTAATTTTTGACAAGATGCTCATGAACATTCATTTGTCGTTCTAA
- a CDS encoding translation initiation factor IF-6: MYKSPNVGIFAKSNDKIVLLPHGYAETKLKKITDILEVDPIFVSIAGNRIIGPMVVLNNNGMLLPSTASEDEVLHLKRVTGLNVSKLESKLTAIGNLISTNDKGAIVSPLFKNEFDKQICDVLGIETHTMSVADFNQTGSMIVSTNDGAAVHPKATEKEVETISSVLKVEVEPLTINGGIPYLSSGIVWNTRSLIVGNLTTGPELIMLSRAFKM; this comes from the coding sequence TTGTATAAAAGTCCTAATGTAGGTATATTTGCAAAATCTAACGATAAAATTGTATTACTTCCACATGGTTATGCTGAGACGAAATTAAAGAAAATAACGGATATTTTAGAAGTGGATCCAATTTTTGTTTCTATAGCAGGAAATAGAATAATTGGTCCTATGGTTGTCTTAAATAATAATGGGATGCTGCTGCCTTCAACAGCATCAGAGGATGAGGTGTTACATCTAAAACGTGTAACCGGATTGAATGTGTCCAAACTAGAATCAAAATTAACGGCTATCGGCAATCTAATATCCACTAATGATAAAGGAGCAATAGTTTCTCCGTTATTTAAGAATGAGTTTGATAAACAAATATGTGATGTTTTAGGAATAGAAACTCATACCATGTCTGTTGCTGATTTCAATCAAACTGGTTCGATGATTGTGTCAACAAATGATGGTGCAGCAGTACATCCAAAGGCCACAGAGAAAGAGGTTGAAACTATTTCATCAGTTTTAAAGGTAGAAGTAGAACCTTTAACCATCAATGGTGGTATTCCATATCTATCATCGGGCATTGTTTGGAATACCCGGTCTTTGATTGTAGGGAATCTAACTACTGGACCAGAATTAATCATGTTAAGTAGGGCGTTTAAAATGTAG